A genome region from Setaria italica strain Yugu1 chromosome III, Setaria_italica_v2.0, whole genome shotgun sequence includes the following:
- the LOC101762420 gene encoding leiomodin-2, whose amino-acid sequence MGQALRRASGRVRPPPAPSPPARPPPPPPPRAPPPAAGGAPQDRVDTPTNGDVTVPTKNAHAVLEERDPSYDEMLKHMVGRITTKPGGKPEMGNASVVQRYDRPLPKVRTSKAEPGQSGSRQLPSGALNVQHIQEIIQLYQGKSSTHHGPMSVDDIASKFRVEASVVRNIVQSVSLPQDETPKKKEEY is encoded by the exons ATGGGCCAGGCTCTGCGCCGCGCCTCGGGCCGCGTGAGGCCCCCTCCTGCGCCCTCGCCCCCGGCGAGgccccctcccccgcctccgccgcgggcaccgccgccggccgctggcgGCGCGCCGCAGGACCGGGTCGACACACCCACCAATGGCG ATGTCACAGTGCCAACAAAAAATGCCCATGCTGTACTTGAGGAACGTGATCCAAGTTACGACGAGATGCTTAAGCACATGGTTGGGAGAATCACTACTAAGCCTGGAGGAAAACCAGAAATGGGTAAT GCTTCCGTTGTACAGCGGTACGACAGGCCGCTCCCAAAGGTGAGAACATCGAAGGCTGAACCTGGGCAAAGCGGGAGCAGGCAGCTACCATCAGGAGCGCTGAATGTCCAGCACATCCAGGAGATCATCCAACTGTACCAAGGCAAGTCCAGCACCCACCACGGCCCGATGAGCGTGGACGACATCGCCTCAAAGTTCAGAGTCGAGGCCTCCGTCGTCCGGAACATCGTGCAGTCTGTCTCGTTGCCCCAGGACGAAACCcccaagaagaaagaggagtACTGA